The nucleotide sequence GGCCTGAAACGAACGGTCGGTTCCACCCTGTCTGCAAGGAAGCCATCCGCCATGCTGACCGAAGCCGCCCTGAAAGTCCTGACCTACGCCCTGCGGCGTTAGCTGGAAGAGGTTGACGTTGTTGGGTGTTCAACAGAGCAATATGGTAAATAAACAGAAACGACACGAGTTCATTGAAGTTTATCGGCAAGGTGTTGAGAATTGGCGTTCCAAGGGGAACCTAATTAGGGAAATGAAGAGCCTCACTTCCCTTCTAATGAACTACCTCGCAATAACAGTAGTAGAATGCAGGAATAGCGCAGAAGCAATTTCGTGGTGCTCAAAGCACGACTTGTCCCATACGCTAGAGCGTTACACCGAGGTGATGCAGTTACTGGCTTGCAAGGCTGATTCCGGAGAAGTCCCGGTTTCAACGATTGCAGGGAACTACCCATTGCTGGTTTTTACGCACGTAGCGTGGGCCATAGATAGCAATGACCTTGGTGAGAATCTTGCGAGCCTCGCGTCGCGCAAGGACGTTTCAGAATTGAGCACTCCATTCTGGCAAGAGTACTCAAAGGGAGTTGATTCCCTAATAAGGGGACACCAATATACTATAGGGGAATTGGAACTAGTGGGCCAAGAATTGTATTGGGTCACGTACCTACATTTGATCGAAAGCGCCTCGAAAAAACAGGACATTTCTAGTTCTGTCGCCGCCGTTGACGACGCATTCTTGCGACGCAATTCAGATAAGACGATTAAAGACGACGCCCACGAAATCGAGGGGTCTGGTGCACATCCAACCACATGGGATTTCCGTCGAGACGGCCTGCTCAAGTATATACAGCTTCATTAGCAGGCTGTTTTACGGCTGACCTGCGCCCTTCACCCGTGTCCATTCGGTAAATTAGTTTTTGTCGAATTATGTTCATTTAATGGGGGGCAGGTTAGTGCCTTGCCTCGGTCCTACATAGCGTGGCAAGGTTATCGTGTCGCAGCCAATTGCCTCAGCGAATATCCCGACTTTCCGACACTGTTATGCCGTTACTCGGTCGCGAGCTCTCAAGAGAAAACTGCTACGATGAATCCAATTCATCTGTTCAGGAATACGTCGTCCGAGGAAAACCCCAGGAAAAATGGCAATTGGCGTCGCTAGGCGTCCGATCTCCGAGCCAGCGGTTTACGACGAACAACGATTCGTTGTCGATCAAATCATATGCGGCATCCCGGTACACGCCCACTAACGGAAAAGGCAGCAGTCGAGCCATGCAATAAGCTTGCACGGCATCTGACAGGTTTCTAGTTCCTCGATAAATTAAGACGCGATAGAGTGTGCTTGGCATTGGCAGTTGGCTGACGAGTTTAATCGTAAAAATGAGCTGATCAAGAGGGCATTCTTGAGTCCTGCTGACGTTTGGCGTCTCCCTACTAGTTGTAGATCCACAGACTAGAGGGACTGTTGAATGAGCTCAGCGCAACGTTTAATCCCGTGGTCGGGATCAAATTCCACATACCGACCGGCGAATGTTTCAGCGCGATCGCCAAACGAACCTGACTTCATCATCGCGGATAACTGTTGAATGACTTGCTGAGTTTGATTGGGCACTGCATCGAGCGAAACGCCAAGCTCATGCGTTCGACGGCTGAAGACGGCCGGTTCGAACGTGAGAGAGATGTGAAACAGCGGTGGCGACCTTAGGTACAAGAATATCTGGCCACAACTCAACAATTAATCGCTATCTGAAATGTTCGCCCAGCCACACCCCAAGTCCCGAAGCCAACACTCCCACATGCCACGATTTTTCGGCGTCTGATTCTCAAGCAAGACGGTAGGCACCTGATTCATCATGGCAGCGATCGCAAAGTGCATCCGGTCGGTGACTACGTGTTCGAATTGCCCTGCGAAACGCACGTAATCGGTTGAGGACTTGGCGAAGTGAATCGGGTCACCGAGGCTCCGGTTTTGATACTTTGGGCTGAGAAATCGTCCTTCGCCGTCTTTTCGCAGGAATAGCCCGCCTGGTTTGGTAGACTTCTGTGGAACGTGCTGATAGCCTAGGGCCAGATCAGGGGCGATACGAGCCTGGGGATAGAATTTCAGGCCGGAACGTTCTCGCAGGTAAACCGTGGCGTTGCCGACCGGTTCGTGGGAGTACGCCGACTGAGGAAGGATAATCGCAGGCAATCCGGTAGCCAGTGCCGTCTGACGCCTGCGCACTTCTCCGTGATAGTTACTGCCTAAGTTACCGCCGCCGAACAGTAGCAGGGTATCGATGTCCACGGTTTCGCCTGGCTCTACCGCTCGCCAATTGATTTGGAAGTAGTCGAGCAGCTGCCGCGTCGCTGCGTAGATCAAGCAGTCCCCTACATTCTGAGCGACGCCATCGACCAGTCCAACCCGCTTACCGGCCAGCGGACCAAAGATCGGCTCAAAGCACATTGCCGGAATCAATCGCCGAGGAGAACTCACGAGTCTATTACCACTAAATCGTTAAAGGGACTGTTCTAGGATACCAGTGCACCGCTCGATTGCTTTATCCGAATCGAAGTCCACATACTGTGCAGCGAATATTTCAGCGCGATCGCGAAACGAACCAGACTTCATTATCGCGGATAACTGCTGAATGATTTGCTGAGTTTGATTGGGCACAGCGTCGAGCGAAACGCCTAGTTCATGCGTTCGACGGCTGAAGACGGCCTGTTCAAATGTGAGAGGGATATGAAACACCGGCCGCCCGGCCAGGAGGAACTCACAGCAGGTTCCGTGATTCCCGTTCATAATCGCGAGGTCGCACGACTTGACCACCGTGGCCAGATCGATATGCCGATCCGCCAGGCGGACATTGGGTGGCAGCGACTTGGCGAGTTCCGCCACATTCAAACCGTCGCCAACAACAAGCATCGGGCATCCCTGGCCCCCCAACCACCGCAGCAGATCCTTGATCGCCCGAAAAGGTTTGAGATAGGCATAAACCTTCAGGCCTTCGCCATCCGGCCAAAGAGTTTCAGCTGAGTCCCCCCCGCGAATCTGCTTTTTCGCTGACCAGGCCCCCAAGTATTCGCCGTATTGTCGATGCGGGTAGTGATCGAGTTCCCGGAACGTGGTTAGCAGGTTGGCCGTGACGTCCGAATAGATCTGACCGAGCCGTTCGATCTTGGGCTGCTGATTACGTTGTAGAACGCCATTGATGCGTCCAACAAATTGCAGTTCGTCCCTCGCTCGCTCATCCTTCGGCATGGGCCGCCAGGGATCCATTTCACGCAGGGGGAATTCATCGATGGGGCAGAAGAAGCCGGTGCCGATGGTGAAGGAGGGAATCGAAAGCCCGCGTGAGGCGAGGATGCCCGTCGGGGCGTGACCATGGCACCTGGGCGGTTCTTTGTGGCCCACGGGAGAATGAGACAGTATGGATATGAAGCAAGAACTTCTGATGTGCGATTTTCATGATGCCAGAATCGAGAAAATCGAAATTCAAAGCACTGGTGACTGTGAGATAAAATTTGAAACGCTTATTTGCTACTGTGCCGTCCCGATGAAATCGCATGTTGCCGATGTCTGGGCAGTTCGTGGTTCACTATCCCTGACGGGATGCAAAGACATTGTGCTTTCCAGTGTGTCTTCTGGCGAGTTTTGGGTGAGCGAAGCAGAATTTGAATATTCAACGAACGACCCCAATGACAAGTACCATACGCCGTTGCTGCGTGGAAAGTCGCTGCTGAACTCTTCGATCATTTTTACCAATGGAGGCACCATCCAAATATCAGGCGGTTCAATATTGCTCTGCTTGGGAGAGTTCTACGAAAAGATTGAGCAGTGCGAATGGCCCTAGTTCGGAAAGACGATTCCCTAGAATTCATGACTGTTCGAGTAAAGACCCATCTACCATTCTTGACGGCAGTGTGGCACGGACAGCAACTAACTCGAGCTTGCCATGGCACCTTGGGCCGGGAGTCCATTGCGATGCGGTCTTATCGCAGATGCGCCATCTGCAGGTATTCGTCCATCGGTTGTGAGCGAGTAAAGAAGTCGGCTGGGATGTTGGCGTCGGATATTACACCAACATTCGCGACGACAGACTCGTACCACCAGGTTCCGGTGTCGACGCACGTAAATCGCGCATTCCAACGTGCACGCATCCATTCATTTATTGGAATGTCGACACGATGGCTTGCTGGCGAAGTGTTGCCGTTGTCATCCCAGACCATCCGTGGCGGAATCCCCTCGCTCTCGCGCCAGGTCCAGTCTAATTGAGCACCTGTATCGGTGACTCGGACGGAAACACAGCGGTACTGAAATCCCTCGGACGCATTAAGTTTACGAACGGCGCCGTTGACTTCATTCGCAAATACGTTGGTGTGGCTCCAGTGACTTTCGTGGACGAAAAAATGACGTCCAATATCGGAGCCGAGTTGTTCAGGCAGCGTCAGGGCCAAGGGGATGCGGTTGCGACATTCGGCAGCGCGTCCGCCCCGTCCAGACTTGTCCCACGTGACGTGGATCAACTGAACGACGATATTCCGAGTGGCAATGGATTGGATGCGTCGCATGGTGTGGATAACCGATTAAGAGTCGAGCCCCTGATGAGCACCGATAGAACGAACGGCCAGCCCCAGACCCAAAACGGCCGGGCCGCACGGACAACAACGAATCCGACGTTGCCATCTTAAGTGTGCCACGGGCCTCTGGCCAGTGTGAATTGCGTGATCGTTTCGCGGTGGAAAACATGACTACCCAGGGCCGGGTAACCATGGCACCCTGGCTTCAATGCCTCCAAGAATCAGTTGCGAGAGTCATAATCGTATTGATGAAGTAAACGAATGATTCTGATTGCTTCAGCCGGAAATTCATCCGTGCCGCCGTAATAATACGATTCACCATGATCAAGTGAGATTGCGGCCGGGTTATGTCCTGTGAATCTCACAAGCAGGGTAGTCGAGGTTCCATCGCGATGCTCCACCGTGAGGTCGGCGACATGGTAATGAATTGTGGGATCAATGGATTGTGAACATGGTTTGATCGGCGTTACGAGCCGGGCGAATGAGGCCAGTTGGTCTTCGGGAACTTCGACCGAGGAGATCGCCAAAATATCAAGCTCCGGTACCGCGTTAACGGTCGCCTTAATTGTGTTGATCGGCGGAAGCCTTGGTATCGCAGGCTGCGAGTGGCAGCCCCCGCACATCACGATGGAGATCAATAGGATCAACAAACGCATCGAACTAGTTCCTGAATTGTTGATTTCCATCAGGGGAAGACGGAATGCCGGTAGGGTGCGTCTCGGCGGCCGGGTGGCTCAGGCAGCCACGAACCCGAGCTTGTCATCGTACGTGTGCCACTTGCCAGTGCGAAGTGCGTGATCGTTTCGCGGTGGAAAGCATGGCCACGCAGGGCCGTGACCATGGCACCGGGGCTCAGCCGAAGGTTTCTCCGCGTTCGAGCATGGCGATGAATTCCACAACTTTACGTGCTTTCGTTTCAGGCTTCTTGGCGTTGTGGATCCGATAATAGAAAGCGTACTTTTTGGACTTGGAAAGCGTCGCGTAGAAGGCAGTTGCCTTTTTAGACTTCTTGAGCGCGGCCAGGAATGCTTCCGACTCTTGGAACGTCGAACTCGAGGCATAGGCGGCGTCCCAACGTCCATCGGACTTTGCCAAATCGACCGCCGCGTGACCGGCAGGCTTCATCCGGCCGTCGCGAGTGAGGCGTTCGATATGCTTCTTGTTGACTTGAGACCACACGCTTCGTTTCCCCCGCGGTGTGAACTTGTGGATCCAAGAGACTTCATCCCCTTTGCGCACCGGGCCATCGATCCAGCCGTAACACAATGCCACGTCGAGTGCCTCGGCATACGTGATGCTATTGTGGCCACTCTCCTTTTTAAAGAACTGAATCCAAACACCACCATGCTCGGCATGATGCTTGTGAAGCCATCGTTCCAGCTTGTTGGTCGTTGCAAACGCAATCACAGGCTTGCCATCGGGCGACGGAATCGCGGCCGCAGGCTTCGCTGGTTTAGAACGCGGTGCTTTCATGTGAATTGAACGAGAACGCTTGTCGGTTGGAGAAGGTTGAACACTACGGCCAGATGCCAGTCTCATCGGCCAATTTCAACCTGCCATCTTAAGTGTGCCACGGGCCTCTGGCCAGTCTCTTGAATGTTACCAATAGCCGGCAGGTTTGTCGTCGTTTTGGACTGGTTAGAAACTAGTTGTGCCCATGGGATAGCGCTGCGAAATGCGTCGCGTTTGGCGGGCGTCTTCGGTAAGATGCGATCGGCAGGCGAGGCTCGGTGCGTTGTGCTTGGGGTTCCCTGCCCTTCGATGCGAACTTCTTTCCGCGAGTGGATGATGGCCGAGACCGACGACATGAATCCGTTTGCTTCGCCGGCCGCAAGTACCGGGACGGCGTCGCGGCGGTCGGACGGGGCCGGCGTGGTGATTCTCTCGGCGAGCTGGCTGATGATGCTGGTGAGCTACGTACCGGCCATCGTCGTTCCGCCAGGTGGCCTGACCAGTCCTTTCGACCTGGCGATCCCCAAGGGGCTGTCCACCCTGATCACCGCGACGCTGATCGGCCTGGCCTTCCGCTATGTTCGCGGCGGTTTGATGGTCATCGCGATCCCCGTCTGCCTGCTGGTTCTCTTCTTCCAGGCGATTGTGGTGTCGGTTGGTTTGGTGGTTTGGCCGTAGCAAACATGCCGCGCGAAGGTGCTTCGTATTCACACGCGCGATCGCTCTTCGCCAGCAGGCGTGGAAACGCAACCAAGGCATTTCCACTCTCCTGAGTTCGCGAGGAAGACATAGCCAGACCAGGCGGCGTCGTGCACAGGTACGACGTGAACCAATTCGACCGTCGCGGAGGCCAGGGCAGCTACCAGTTCCTGCCCGCCAGGGACGACGATCTCTTGTCGCTGGGCGGTGTGCTCGCGTCGTCGATAGATTCGCAGCAGCTCTTCACGCGAACCAGCTGGCCCCAATTCCAATTCACCGTCGCGTCGCATCAAGCACGCAGCGCAGCCCTGGACATGATCCGCCGGCCCAAGCCGAAGCACCAACCGCGCCAGTTCAGAAGCAAAAATGCGATCGTGCATGCGAGTATTCTAACGGAAGTTCGTAGGGTGCGTCTCGACGCACCAACGTCGACGTGAATAGTGCTTAAGTGGTGCCTGACAGGGGCAGCCTTTCCAACGTGTGCCACTGGCCTCTGGCCAGTGTCTTAATGACTGAAGCAGGTTGCAACGTGGCCCCTGCTTCGCACTGGCTAGAAGCCAGTGGCACACGAGGGAGTGTATGACTTGGCCGTGCCAGCCTGCCGCCGGGGTATTGAAAACGGAAGATTGGTTTTCAGCAGGGAAAAACTGCTTCTCACGACTCGTTAAGGGAGTTTGATGTAGGTCTGTATCGGCCTGTTCCGCCCAGATGGTGCCTGTCACTGTAGAGTGTTGATGTAACGAAATATTTCAAGTGCAACAAGACTCCAAAGTAATCCGCCATGTGTAGCTATTGACAACCAAAGTGGTTCTTTCGACATCCCGGCCGCCGGGTGCCATGGCCACGGCCCTGCGTGGCCATGCTTTCCGTTGCGATGGGTTCAACCCCATATAAGCGTTACCCCCATCAGCCTTCCACTCACTTCGCACTGGCCGTCTGACGCATCCGTCTCGAAGGTAACACGCCGTATTATTGCGGATCGGAATATCGGCTGCGCGTCGCGGTGAAGCCTCGGAGTTTTGCGATTTGACTTTCGATATTCCTGGCCCGGGCTTCTTCCGCATGGCTCTTCAAGAATTCAAGATGCTCGGTGAGGAGGGTAAGCTTCGTGTCGTCTGGGCAGCCCGGGATTGCGTTTGCCAAAGCGTACGCTTGATCGTAGGCAACGGAAACATTTTCTGGATCGTTAAGCTTGACCTTTGCAGCCGCGTACTCACGAAAGATCCGCATTGTGAATCGTGCTTCGACACCGACACTGGGAAGTTCGGTGGATAGGGCGGCCCTGGTTGTTTTCAAGGATTCTTTGTATTCTTCCATCCTGTTCAGCAGGAGCGCCTGGATTGAGACAATTTCAGCGTATTGACTACCGAAGTTCGTTTTCCGACGCTGATGAATTTCAATTGCCTGATGACCATATTTTGTGGCTTCTTTCAGGTCTTCTTGCATGGCGTAGATCCTGCACAGACACGAAACGGCGTGGCAGTGCTGATGGCTATCGGTTAAGCCCATTGCCTCGATATCGATCAAACTTGCTTTCAAGCGTGCGATCGCACTAGCCATATCCGCTTCCGGTGTCGCTTCATTGCGGGCGTACGATATATTCAGCAAAATCGAGTAAAAAGACTGCCTCCCGTAAACCGCGTGGGCTGCCTGAGTGGCCAAAGCGTAATGTCGCAACGCCCCAGCCGGATTGCCAAGATTGTTTTGTTCATCCGCTTGATTGGCATGAAACTGGAATCGAGTGGCCAACTCCAAATTTTCTGGCGATGTCGAAAGTGCCTTGTCGAGGTCTCTCAGGGCTGCATCAATTTCCTTGGGCGAGTAGACATAGGGCCCCTCAGGGGTTTCCGCCACCAGCTGCTTCATGCGCTGCAACACGACTTGCTGCCGTTTTAGATCGCCCGCCTCGAAACTCGCCAGGAAGGCTTCCGATAACTGAAACTGTTGGGCATAAGCACGATTCTTTGACGGTGGCTGAGCCGCAAGTCTGCCATTCCAAGGTAAAGCAAGGATAGTGGCAACAATCAATGGGAAGACCAAACAATTCAAAATCCGTTTCACCATTTCACTTTCCCATGAAGGAACAGTCCATTCGGCCGGGTGGCACTGGCAACGACATTTCCAGCTTCCGCATCTTAAGTGTGCCAATGGCCTCTGGCCAGTGTCTTAATGACTGAAACAGGTTGTCGACCTGATCCCTGTTTCGCACTGGCTAGAAGCGAGTGGCACACGGGGGAGTGAATGGCCTGGCAGTGCCAGCATGCCGCGCTGAGGCCAATTGGTCTTCGGGAACTTCGACAGAGGGGATCGCCAAAATATCACCCCCCTGCCTCGCGGTTTTGGTAGTCATATTTGTTGAGCAAGTGAACTATTCTGAGTGCCCCGTTGGAAAAACCATCGCTGCCTCCACAGAAAAATGATGCGCCGTTATCGAGAGAGACAGCTGCAGGATTATCTCCCGTCCATCGTACCATTACATGGGTAGAAGTCCCGTCAACGTGCTCCACAACAATATCCGCAACGTGGTAGCTGGCAATCTGAGAGATTTTAAATGGGTACACCTCGCTGGGCTCTAGAAGAGTCACAAGTAGCGGCAACTGATCCTGAGGCACTTCTACCTTAGCAATAGCTGAAATCCCTAAATCGGGTACAGCATAAACGGTTGCCGACATCCCTTTAACGGGTTTGAACTGGGGTATTGTCGTTCTACCCTGACAGCCACTGCACAATACTGCATAGGCGAATACAGCTATCGCTGGTCGTATGCAACAATAGACATTCACTACTTACTTCCTGTCGGCGAAAGAGGGGCGGCCCAGGTGGTGCAGACATCGACCAATTCCAACTTCCGCATCGTACGTGTGCCACTGGCCTCTGGCCAGTGTCGTAGTGGCTGAAACAGGTTGTCAACCTGGTCCCTGCTTCGCACTGGCTCGAAGCCAGTGGCACACGGGGGAGTAAATGGCCTGGCCGTGCCAGCATGCCGTGGCCGGGGTATGTAAGTCATTGCAACGAATTAACGGGTCAGGACACTCGCGGGTCATGGAAGTCCTTGAGTGTTCTACAGTGCCGTCCTGGTCACTTTTCCCTCCCTCGGAAGGCCAATTCCTGGGGCTATAAAAGTGCAAAAAGTGAACGCAACAGGCTGTTCACTTTGCAGGACTAACATAAGAGGCAAACTTACTCTTGTTGTTAATCAGTTCTTGTTCGAATACCTTCCAATAATCCCAAGAGAAGTAGCGGTCGTTTGCGGCGTCGTGGGCGAGTTCCCCACGACCGGCGTACAAATCTAGACGGAAGGCTTCCGTTCCTGATGAGTAAGCGATGATACCCCATTCTGCCAAGCCAGGGGGCCTCTCTTCACTGGATTCAAATTGCTGTTGCTTGAGAGCACTCAGCATGGCAGCCTTGTCGAAGGCGTTTTCTGGTACTTCA is from Bremerella sp. JC817 and encodes:
- a CDS encoding nucleotide disphospho-sugar-binding domain-containing protein, whose product is MPKDERARDELQFVGRINGVLQRNQQPKIERLGQIYSDVTANLLTTFRELDHYPHRQYGEYLGAWSAKKQIRGGDSAETLWPDGEGLKVYAYLKPFRAIKDLLRWLGGQGCPMLVVGDGLNVAELAKSLPPNVRLADRHIDLATVVKSCDLAIMNGNHGTCCEFLLAGRPVFHIPLTFEQAVFSRRTHELGVSLDAVPNQTQQIIQQLSAIMKSGSFRDRAEIFAAQYVDFDSDKAIERCTGILEQSL
- a CDS encoding YdeI/OmpD-associated family protein, with translation MKAPRSKPAKPAAAIPSPDGKPVIAFATTNKLERWLHKHHAEHGGVWIQFFKKESGHNSITYAEALDVALCYGWIDGPVRKGDEVSWIHKFTPRGKRSVWSQVNKKHIERLTRDGRMKPAGHAAVDLAKSDGRWDAAYASSSTFQESEAFLAALKKSKKATAFYATLSKSKKYAFYYRIHNAKKPETKARKVVEFIAMLERGETFG
- a CDS encoding polysaccharide pyruvyl transferase family protein codes for the protein MSSPRRLIPAMCFEPIFGPLAGKRVGLVDGVAQNVGDCLIYAATRQLLDYFQINWRAVEPGETVDIDTLLLFGGGNLGSNYHGEVRRRQTALATGLPAIILPQSAYSHEPVGNATVYLRERSGLKFYPQARIAPDLALGYQHVPQKSTKPGGLFLRKDGEGRFLSPKYQNRSLGDPIHFAKSSTDYVRFAGQFEHVVTDRMHFAIAAMMNQVPTVLLENQTPKNRGMWECWLRDLGCGWANISDSD